Part of the Kineococcus aurantiacus genome, GGTCGACGCCCTTGCGGGCCAGGTCGCTGACCCGCGTGACCGGGCCGGCGAACTTGCCGCCCGTGCGCGAGTTCACGAACTCCCCGGCCTTGCCGATCGCGCCGTCCGCCGTGCCGGAGTGCTCGGCCGCGAACGTCCCGGCCTTGGCCAGGGCCTCGTCGGCGATCCCCCTGGCCTGGCCCGCCGCCTCGCCCAGCTTGCCCTTGAGGTAGTCGATGGTCCCCACGGTCGCTCCCTTCCCAGTGCTCGAGAGGGTCCCCATGATCTGCCACGATGACGCCGTGGGCCAGCCGAACACCGCCGACGCGCTCCCGGGCACCCTCCCGGTGATCGCCGTCACGGGGCCGACCGCGTCGGGCAAGTCCGACGTCGGCGTGGCCCTGGCCCACCGGCTGGCCGACCTCGGCACCCCCGGGGAGGTCGTCAACGCCGACGCGCTGCAGTTCTACCGGGGCATGGACATCGGCACGGCCAAGATCGGCCAGGCCGAGCGGCAGGGCGTGCCGCACCACCTCCTGGACGTGCTCGACGTCACCCAGACCGCCGAGGTCGCCCAGTTCCAGGGCTGGGCCCGCGCGGCCTTCGACGCGATCACCGCCCGCGGCCACGTGCCGATCCTCGTCGGCGGCTCGGGGCTGTACGTCCGCGCCGCCCTCGACGACCTGCGCTTCCCCGGCAAGGACCCGCGGGTGCGGGCCCGCTGGGAGGCCGAGCTGGACCGCGTGGGGCCCCGGGCCCTGCACGAGCGCCTGACCCGCACCGACCCCGAGGCCGCCGCGAGGATCCTGCCCACCAACGGCCGCCGCATCGTCCGCGCGCTGGAGGTGGGGGAGATCACCGGGCAGCCGTTCGCGGCCGCGCTGCCCGAGCCGGCCTACCTGCGCCCCACGGTCCAGGTGGCGCTCGCCGTGCCCCGCGAGCAGCTCGTCGCCCGCATCGACGCGCGGGTGGACCGGATGTGGGCGGCCGGGCTGGTCGAGGAGGTGCGCCACCTGGCCTCGCGCGGGCTGCGCGAGGGCCTGACCGCCGGCCGCGCCCTCGGCTACGCCCAGGTGCTCGACGTCCTCGACGGCACGAGCACCGAGGACGAGGCCCGCGAGCTCACCGCGCGCCTCACCCGGCGCTTCGCCCGCAAGCAGGAGTCCTGGTTCCGCCGCGACCCCCGCGTGCACTGGCTGCCGGCCCCGGACGGCACCACGGCCGACGAGCTGGCCCGCCGGGTGCTGCCCCTGCTGCCCGTAGCATCGGCCGCGTGACCAGCGAGATCTCCTTCACCAAGGGCCACGGCACCGAGAACGACTTCGTGCTGGTCGCCGACCCCGACGGGTCGTGGAACCCCGACGCGGCCCTCGTCGCCGCGATCTGCGACCGCCGCGCCGGCCTCGGCGGCGACGGGCTGATCCGCGCCGTCCGCACGGCCGCCGCCCCCGACGCCGCGGCCCTGGCCGGGCAGGCCGAGTGGTTCATGGACTACCGCAACGCCGACGGCTCGATCGCCGAGATGTGCGGCAACGGCGTCCGCGTCTTCGCCGAGTTCCTGCTGCGCGGCGGGTTCCTGCCCGCCGGCGCCGGGGACGGCGACTGGTTCCCCGTGGCGACCCGGGCCGGGCTGAAGCGGCTGCGGCGCGAGGCCGACGGTTCCTGGACCGCCGACATGGGCCCCTGGTCCCTCACCGGCGGGCGGCGGGCGCTCGCCGACGGCTCTGACGCCCTCGTGCAGGTCCACGGCCTGGACGGCGTGGCCCGCCCCGCGCTGTCGGTCGACCTGGGCAACCCGCACACCGTCGTCGCCCTGCCCCACGCCGCCGAGCTGGAGGCCGCCGACCTCACGCGCGCCCCCGAGGTCCAGCCCGTCCCGCCGCACGGCACCAACGTCGAGCTCGTGGTGCCCGTCGACGTCCTCGACGTCGACGGGGACGGCGACCCCGACGTCGGCGACATCGCCATGCGCGTGCACGAGCGCGGGTCGGGGGAGACCCGCTCCTGCGGCACGGGGGCCTGCGCGGCGGCGCTGGCGACCCGCGCCTGGGCCGGTGAGGGCGCGCCCGACGTCTGGCGGGTGCGCGTGCCCGGCGGGCGGCTCGTCGTCACCGTCGGGGCCGGGTCGTCGCTGGCGGAGGGCACGGTCTGGCTCTCCGGGCCCGCCCGGCTCGTCGCGACGGGCACCTTCAGGCTCCCCGCCTGACCGACAGGACCCGGAACCCCTTCGACGTCGTCGTGCGCGTCGTCGTGGTGCCCGGCAGCACGCCGGAGCCCAGCCACGCCTGCAGCGAGTCCGCGCCGAGGTTCTTCTGCACCACCAAGTGCGCGACCCCGCCCGGGGCCAGGCGGGGCAGCCAGCGCAGCAGCAGCCCGTGCAGGGCGTCCTTGCCGATGCGGATGGGCGGGTTGGACCAGATCTCCCGGAAGCGCAGCGCGGGGTCGACGTCGTCGGGCAGCGCCGCCCGCACCGTCAGGCCCAGCCGGGCGGCGTTGAGCCGCACGAGGTCCAGGGCGCGCTCGTTGACGTCGACGGCGTGCACGACCTGGCGGGGGCGCAGCAGGGCGAGGGTCAGCGCGATCGGGCCCCAGCCGCACCCCAGGTCCAGCACGTCGCCCCCGGCCTCGTCGGCCTCGACGAGCGGCAGCAGGACGGCGGTCCCCTTGTCGAGGCGGTCGCCGCTGAAGACGCCGCGGGCCGTGGTGACGTCGACCGCGCGACCGGCCAGCTCCACGGTCAGCTCGCGGCGCTCGTCGGCCGTGGCGGGCCGGGCGGAGAAGTAGTGCTCGGGCTCGGGCTGCGACACGGCGGTCAAGCCTAGGGCGTGAAATGAACTGGCTGCCCCGGTGGTTGCAGTGGAACGCTAGGCGCACCGAGAGAACGACCGAGGAGGTCCATGAACCAGCGCCACCTCTCCGCGACGGAGCAGTCCGCGGAGCTCACGACCGACGAGCGCGACCAGGAGTTCGACCGGGCCATCGCCCGCATCCTGCGCGGTCACGGGGAGAACGCGGCGCAGGAGGTGGACGGAGACGACCCGGACGGGCACACCAGCTACGACGGTGACCAGCTCGACCTCGCCGACCGTCGTGCCCTGCGCCGGGCCGCGGGCCTGTCGACGGAACTGTCCGACGTCACCGAGGTCGAGTACCGGCAGCTGCGCCTCGAGCGCGTCGTCCTGGCCGGGGTCTGGTCCAGCGCCGACTCCAACCGGGCCGAGGCCGAGGTGTCCCTGCAGGAACTGTCCGCCCTGGCCGCCACGGCCGGCTCCGACGTCCTGGCCGGGGTCCTGCAGCGGCGCAGCACGCCCGACGTCGCGACCTACCTGGGCTCCGGCAAGGCCCAGGCCCTGGCCGACCTGGTCGCCGCCGAGGGCGCCGACACCGTGGTCTGCGACGGGGAGCTGTCCGCGTCCCAGCGCCGCGGCCTGGAGGACATCGTCAAGGTCAAGGTCGTCGACCGGACCGCCGTGATCCTCGACATCTTCGCCCAGCACGCCAAGAGCCGGGAGGGCAAGGCCCAGGTCGAGCTCGCTCAGCTGGAGTACCTGCTCCCGCGCCTGCGCGGGTGGGGTGAGTCGATGTCCCGGCAGGCCGGTGGCCGGGTCGCCGGTGGTGCGGGGATCGGTTCCCGCGGTCCCGGTGAGACGAAGATCGAGCTGGACCGCCGCCGCATCCGCAGCCGGATGGCCAAGCTGCGCCGCGAGATCAAGGGCATGGGCACCACCCGCGTGGAGAAGCGCTCCCTGCGGCACGCCCGCGCCGTCCCGGCCGTCTCCATCGCCGGGTACACCAACGCGGGCAAGAGCTCGCTGCTGAACCGGCTCACGGGCGCCGGGGTGCTCGTGGAGAACGCCCTGTTCGCGACCCTGGACCCGACCGTGCGCCGGGCCCAGACCCCCGAGGGCCGGCCGTACACGCTGGCCGACACCGTGGGGTTCGTCCGCTCGCTGCCGCACCAGCTCGTCGAGGCCTTCCGCTCGACGCTGGAGGAGGTCGCCGAGTCCGACGTCGTCCTGCACGTGGTCGACGGGTCGCACGCCGACCCCGAGGGTCAGCTCGCGGCCGTGCGCGCCGTCCTGGCCGACGTCGACGCGCAGGGCGTGCCCGAGCTCGTCGCGATCAACAAGGCCGACATCGCCGACCCCGAGGTCCTCGACCGTCTGCTGCGCAAGGAGAAGAACGCCGTCGCCGTCTCGGCCCGCACGGGCCAGGGCGTCGAGGAGCTCCTGGCCCGCATCGCCGAGATGCTCCCCGTGCCCGACGTCGAGCTCGAGGTGGTCGTGCCCTACGACCGCGGCGAGCTGGTCCACCGCGTCCACACGACCGGTCAGGTCCTGGACGAGGAGCACACGGCGCAGGGCACGCGCCTGCTGGCCCGGGTGCGCCCGCGGCTGGCGGCCGAGCTGGCGCAGTTCCGGCTCACGCGCACGGCCTGAGGACCCACGCGTCCACGGGCCGGGCGCCGCGCCCGGCCTGTGGACGGTGACCCGCCGTGTCGGTGGGGCGGGGGAGGATGACCCGGTGAGCACGTCCACCGAGTCACCCGCCCCCGCCGAGGAGGTCGAGCACGACGTCGAGGGCCCCGAGGCCGCCGACCTCCTCGACTCCGTCGTCGACGCCCTCGGCGGCCAGCGCCGCGAGGGCCAGGCCCGGATGGCGCAGGCCGTCACCGACGCCATCCGCACCCGCCGGCACCTGCTCGTCCAGGCCGGCACGGGCACGGGCAAGTCGATGGCCTACCTCGTGCCCGCGGTCGCGCACGCCGTCCACACCGGCCACCGGGTGGTCGTGACCACCGCGACGCTGGCCCTGCAGGCCCAGGTCGTCGAGCGGGACCTGCCGCGGCTGGCCGCGGCCATCGCGCCGGCGCTGCACCGGGAACCGACCTGGGAGCTGCTCAAGGGGCGTGCCAACTACCTGTGCCGCAACAAGCTCGACGGCGGCTTCCCCGGCGACGACGGTGCCCTGTTCGACCTGCCGGCACCGGCCGGCGGGGCCGCGGAGGACACCGGCCGCCTCGGCCGGGAGGTCGTGCGCCTGCGGGAGTGGGCGGCCACGACCGACACCGGGGACCGCGACGACCTCGACCCCGGCGTCAGCGACCGCGCCTGGCGGCAGGTGTCGGTCTCGGCGCGCGAGTGCCTGGGCTCCCAGCGCTGCCCGGTCGCCGCCGAGTGCTTCTCCGAACGGGTCCGGGCCCGGGCCCGCGAGGTCGACGTCGTGGTCACCAACCACGCCATGACGGCCATCGACGCCATGGAGAGCAGCGGCCTGCTGCTGCCCGAGCACGACGTCCTCGTCGTCGACGAGGCCCACGAGCTGGCCGACCGCGTCACCGCCGTCGCCACCGCCGAGCTGTCCGCCGCGGTCCTGCACACGGCCTCGCGCCGGCTGCGGCGCTCGGCGGGGATCGTCTCCGACGCCCTGGACGACGCGGCCGTCGCGCTGGAGGCCGCCCTCGACGAGGCGCCCCCGGGCCGGCTGGACCGCTGGCCCGACGCCCTGGCCGACGCCGTGGTGGCCGTCCGCGACGCCTCCCGGCAGGCCCTGACCGACCTCAAGGACGCGGGGGAGTCCGCCGGCAAGGAGGAGGACCCCGAGTCGCGGGGCGCGCGCCACCTGGCGCGCGCGGCCGTCCAGGAGGTCTTCGCCGTCGCCGAGCGGCTCGCCGAGGACGTCGGCCGCGGCGCGCGGGACGGTTTCGACGTCGCGTGGGTGACGGCCGGCTCCGGCCCCGCGGCGCGTCCGCCCTCCCTGCACATCGCCCCCCTGTCGGTCGCGGGTCTGCTGCGCGAGAAGCTCTTCAGCGAGCGGACCGTCGTGGCCACCTCGGCCACGCTGACCCTGGGCGGCTCCTTCGACCCCGTGGCGGGGGCGTTCGGGCTCCGGGGGGAGAAGGGGGCGGGGACGCCCTGGACCGGGGTCGACGTCGGCAGCCCCTTCGACTACCCCCGCCAGGGCATCCTGTACGTCGCCCGGCACCTGCCGCCGCCGGGGCGCGGCGCGTCGAGCGAGGCGACGATGGACGAGCTCGCCGCGCTGGTCGAGGCCGCCGGGGGCAGGACCCTGGGGCTGTTCTCGTCCCGGCGGGCCGCCGAGGAGGCCGCCGAGGCCATGCGCCGCCGCCTGGGCACGACGGTCCTGTGCCAGGGCGACGACCGGCTGCCGAGGCTCGTGCGCGCCTTCACCGACGACCCCTCGACGTCGCTCTTCGGGACGATGTCGCTGTGGCAGGGGGTCGACGTGCCGGGGGACAGCTGCTCCCTGGTGGTCATCGACCGCATCCCCTTCCCCCGCCCGGACGACCCGCTGATGTCGGCCCGGTCCCGGGCGGTCGACGCCGCCGGCGGCAACGGGTTCCTCACGGTCTCGGTCGCGCACGCGGCCGTCCGGCTGGCCCAGGGAGCGGGGCGCCTCATCCGCGCCACCGGGGACCGGGGTGTCGTCGCGGTGCTCGACCCGCGGCTGGCCACGGCCCGCTACGGCGGGTTCCTGCGCGGGTCGCTGCCGGACTTCTGGCCCACGACGTCGACGGAGACGGTGCTGGCGGCCTTGCGTCGGCTGAGCGGGTGACGTTCGCGGTCCCGGTTCACCGGCCGGGGGCGGCGTGGCATGCTCGCTCCGTGGCCACCGTCGGCTTCCTGCACACCGCGCACGCCCACGTGCGCACCTTCAGCGACCTCCTGCGCGAACGGGACGCCACCGTCGCCGAGCGGCACCTGGTGGACACCGGCTTGCTGGCCGCCGCCCGCGAGCACGGCGCGGACGCGGTCCGGGGGGCCGTCGGGGACCGGTTGCGCCGGCTCGTCGCCGAGGGCGCCGACGTCGTGGTGTGCACCTGCTCGACCCTGGCTCCCGTCGCCAAGGCCGTGGGGGCCGAGCAGGGGCTGCGCGTCGTGCGCGTGGACCGGCCGATGGCCGAGGCCGCCGTGCTCGCCGGCCGGCGCATCGCCGTGGTGGCCTCCCTGGACGAGGCGGCCGCGACCCTGATGCCCCTGCTGCACGAGTGCGCCCGGACCACGGGGCGCGCGGTGGAGTTCGTGGAGGTCCGCTGCACCGACACCTGGTCGGCGTTCGAGTCCGGGGACCTGCTGACCTACGCCGCGGGGGTCGCCGCGGCGGTGCGGCGGGCCGTGCTGCCGCTGGACCCGCCCGTGGACGTCGTGGTGCTCGCGCAGGCGAGCATGGCCGAGGTCGCGCCGCTGCTGCGCGACCTCAGCGTGCCCGTCCTGACGTCGCCGCGGCTGGCGGTCGAGGCCGCGGTCGAGCTGGTCGAGCCCGTGGGCGTCAGAGGGAGCGCAGGACGGCGGTGACCCGCCCCAGGATGGTGGCCTCGTCACCGTCGATCGGGTCGAACAGCGGGTTGCGGGGCAGCAGCTTGACGTGGCCGTCCCTGCGCTGCAGCACCTTCACGGTGGCCTCGCCGTCGATCATGGCCGCGACCACGTCACCGTTCTCGGCCGTCGGCTGACGCCGCACCACGACCCAGTCGCCGTCGCAGATCGCCGCGTCGAGCATCGACTCCCCGACGACGCGGAGCATGAAGTGCTCACCGGCGCCGATGAGCTGGGAGGGCAGCGGGAAGACCTCCTCCACGAGCTCCTCGGCCAGGATCGGGCCACCGGCGGCGATGCGGCCCACCAGGGGCACGTAGGTGGCGGCCGGCCTGCCGTCGCGGGGGGTGCCGTCGACACCGGCGATGACGCCCCAGCCGGACTGCTGGGCGGGGGCCACGACCTCCAGGGTGCGCGGGCGGCGGGGGTCCTTGCGCAGGAACCCCAGCTTCTCGAGGGTCTTGACCTGGTGGGCGACGCTGCTGGGGCTGGTCAGGCCGACGGCCTGGCCGATCTCGCGCATGCTCGGCGGGTAGCCGCGCTGCTCGACGCACTCGCGGATGGCCTCCAGGACGCGGCGCTGCCGGTTGGTCAGGCCGTCGCGCACCAGGGGCGGGTCGGGGAACTCGTGGACCGTCCCGAGCCGTTCCGCCGCGGGTCCGCCGTCGTCGGTTCCGTCCAGCACGTCGGCCACGTCCTTCTCCCGTCCCAGGTCCTGCGGGCCCTGCGACGGACCCGGTACCGCCACGGTAGCCAGCGGACCCGCGATGCTCAAACACGTGTTCGAACGCGGCGTGTCGGCGTGTCCGTCGGACCCGCTGCCTAGGGTCGCCGCATGTGCCGGAACATCCGCCAGCTGCACAACTTCGAACCGCCCGCCACCGCCGACGAGGTCCACGCCGCGGCGCTGCAGTACGTCCGGAAGGTGGCCGGGACGACGAGGCCGTCGGCCCGCAACGCCGAGGCGTTCGAGCGCGCGGTGGCCGAGGTGGCCCACGCCACCCGGCACCTGCTCGCCGAGCTCGTGACGACGGCCCCGCCCAAGGACCGGGAGGTCGAGGCGTCCCGGGCCCGCGAGCGGGCGGCCCGGCGGTACGGGGCCGGCTGAGGCGCCCGCCCGCGCACCCGCCCCGGCACCGGTGCCGGGCGTCCGCGCAGGTCGGGCCACGTGTCGGTGGTCGGTGGCAGCGTCGACCGGCGTCGGCCCCCGCTCCCGGGGGTTGCGTCCCGCCGTTCGAGCGGTGGTAGAACAGACGCGCCGCCTCGAACACCCGTTCGATCGCGGTGCCGCCGAGATGGAGGTCCGCGCTCGTGAGCACCACCGCCCTCGCCCCCCAGCTGCCCCTGCCCCGCCGCGCCACCTCGCCCCGCGACCTGACCCCGGTCCTCACCACGGCGCTGACCCCCGCGCCGCCGCGGGCGTGCCGCGGCGCGCGCCGCCGGGGCACCGTCCGCGCCCACCGCACCGCCGCGCTCCGCCCGGCCGCCCCGCTGCGCCTGACCCGCCGCGGTCGCTTCCTCCTGACGTGCACGGCCGCCACCGCGCTGACCGGCGCCGTCCTCGCGGTCACCGGCGCGCTGACGGGGGCCTCCGCCGGTGCCGAGCGCGCGCCGGTCCCCGCCGTCCACACCGTCCTGCCCGGCCAGACCCTGTCGGGGATCGCGGCGCAGTGGGCGCCCGCGCAGGACTGGCGCGAGGTCGCCGACGAGATCGTCGAGCTCAACGCCCTGCCCTCGATGACGGTGCAGGCCGGTCAGCGGCTGGTCCTGCCGGCGCGAGGCTGAACCGTGCCCGCCCCCGCCCGCCGGACCCCGCCGGTTGCCCGGTGCACCGTGCTCGACGTACGGTCGAGGCTGGACCAGAGCTGTCGTCCGGTCGCGGGGGAGGAAGTCGGGGTGCACTGCCCGTTCTGTCGGCACGAGGATTCCCGTGTCGTGGATTCGCGGACGACCGACGACGGGACGTCCATCCGTCGCCGGCGCCAGTGCCCGAACTGCTCCAAGCGGTTCAGCACCGTCGAGACGGCGAGCCTGACCGTCGTCAAGCGCTCGGGGGCTCCTGAACCGTTCAGCCGCGCCAAGATCGCCTCCGGAGTGCGCAAGGCCTGCCAGGGCCGCCCCGTCAGCGAGGACGACATCGCCCTGCTGGCCCACCGCGTCGAGGAGGCCGTGCGCGCCCAGGGCGCCGCGGAGATCGACGCCCACCAGATCGGGCTGGCCACGCTGCCGTTCCTGCAGGAGCTCGACGAGGTCGCCTACCTGCGCTTCGCCTCGGTCTACCAGGCCTTCGACTCCCTGGCCGACTTCGAGAAGGCCATCGACCGGTTGCGCACCGAGCGCCAGGCCGGGTTGCAGGCGGCAGTCACCCCCTGATCCCGCGCCGGCCCCGCGCGGACCCCGCGTCCGTCCGGCACCGGGCGGGGGCGATGATGGCCGGATGCTGGATCCCGCCTCCCTGTACTCCTACGAGGGTGAGCGCCCGTCCCTGGTCGAACCCCCTCTCGTCGTGGCGCTGTCCGGTTTCATCGACGCCGGCAACGCCGTGCGGCAGACCGTGGACCACCTCCTCGAGACCTGCCGCCACGAGGTCGTTGCCACCTTCGACGTCGACCAGCTCCACGACTACCGCGCCCGGCGCCCCACCATGACCTTCGGCGGCCAGAACTGGCTGGAGGTCGAACCGCCGCGCCTGCGCGTGCTGCGGGTCTTCGACGAGGAGGGCTCCTCGCTGCTGCTGCTGACCGGTCCCGAGCCCGACGTGCAGTGGGAGCGCTTCACCGCCGCCGTCTGGAACCTCGCCGACGAGCTGGGGGTCGGGCTGACGATGGTCCTGTCGGCCGCGCCCACCGCGGTGCCGCACACGCGGCCCAGCGGCGTCACCGCCAGCGCCAGCCGCCCCGAGCTGCTGGACGGCTACCGCACGTGGGACGTCGAGGCCCAGGTGCCCGGTCACGCCGCGGCGCTGCTGCACCTGCGCGGCTCCCAGGCCGGCCGCGACGTGGTCTCGGTCCTGGCGCACGTGCCGCACTACCTCGGCGGCAGCGACTACCCCGACGCCGCCGCCGTCCTGGTGCGCACGCTGTCGGGGGCCACCGGGGTGGGGGTCCCGGTGCAGTCGCTGCTGGAGGCGGCCTCCCAGACCCGCGTCGAGGTGGACCGGCAGGTCGCGGAGTCCCCCGAGGCCGCGGCCGTCGTGACGGCCCTGGAGGAGCAGTACGACGCCTTCGGCGACGAGGGCCGCGGCACGAGCGCCGCCAGCGCCTTCCTGCCCACGGCCGACGAGCTGGGCGAGGAGTTCGAGCGGTTCCTGGCCAAGCACGAGGAGGACACCGACGAGGGGTGAGGCCCGGCGGGGGACCGCCGGGCCGGCGGCGTCTCAGGCCGGCAGCGTCGCGCCGTCGGTCCCCACGCTGCCGCCGTCGGCGCCCGACAGGTGGTGCAGCAGCGCCAGCGCGTAGGCGTCGGAGGCGTCGGCGGCTTCGAAGGCGTCCGCGCCCGCCTCGTCGAGCAGCAGCACCCGGTGCACCGTGCCGTCGCCGACGTCCCGCCGCTCCAGGCGCGTGAAGCGGTCCCCGAGCAGCTCCCGCAGCTGGTGCTCGGCGGGCAGCCAGCACGCCTCGGGCTGGTCCACGGAGTCCAGCGCCCACTCGGTCGTGCCGTTGAAGCCGATGACCTGGCCGCCGGGGTGGTCGTGGACCTCGATGGTCATGTCCGACAGCGTGAACACGTCCGAGTCCATGTCCCGGTTCGGGATCACGAACCGGTCGCCCGAGGCGGGTCGCCACGGCAGGCCGGCGTGCTTGAGGCGCAGGGCGAGATCGACGGAGATCACCCGCCCAGCATGGACCCACGGGGCACCCCCGTCGTGCTGGAACGGCCGCGGCACGGTAGGAACGTCCTTCATGGACGACAGCTCCCTCGACCTCGACGCCGCCCGCGAGCGGCTGCTCACCATGCAGCGCGACCTGCGGGCCAGCATCGACGACCTCACCGCACGGCTGGAGTCCGGGAGCACCCCCGACGCCGCCGAGGGCGGCCAGGACGCCGGGGACATGGGTTCCCACGAGCAGCAGGCCGCCGAGAACGAGGGCCTGCTGGAAGGCGCGCGCCGCCGCCTCGACAGCGTCGAGGACGCCCTCAAGCGGCTGGACGAGGGCACCTACGGCCTGTCCGTCGTCTCCGGCCGCCCCATCCCCCCCGAGCGCCTCGAGGCGCTGCCCGACGCCGCGACGCTGGTGGACGAGCAGGTCTGAGCCGGCGCCCGCCCGTGCGGGTGCGGCCGGCCGCACCCGTGCCTACGGTCGGGCGGTGCGCATCGTCATCGCCGGAGGACACGGGAAGATCGCCCTGCTGCTGGGGGCGCTGGCCGCCGGGCGCGGTGACGAGGTCGTGGGCCTCGTCCGCGACCCCGGCCACCTGGAGGACCTGCGCGCCGCGGGCGTGCGGGGGGTCGTGCGCGACCTGGAGTCGGCCACGGGCCCGGAGGTGGCCGACGACCTCGCCGGCGCCGACGCCGTCGTCTTCGCCGCCGGGGCCGGCCCGGGCAGCGGCGCCGCCCGCAAGGACAGCGTCGACCACCGGGCCGCGGTGCTGCTGGCCGACGCCGCCGAGCGGGCCGGGGTGGGCGCCTACCTGCTGATCTCCTCGATCGGGGTCGACCGGGTGCGCGACGGTGCGGTCCCGGACGGCGTCGAGGAGGTGTTCGTGGCGTACCTGCGCGCCAAGCTGGCCGCCGAGGAGGACCTGCTGGCCCGCCGGGGCCTGCGGGTCGGGGTGCTGCGGCCGGCCTCGCTGACCGACGACCCGCCCTCGGGGTCGGTGCTCCTGGACCCGGCGGTCGACACCGGCCGCGTGGCGCGCGCCGACGTCGCCGCGGTGTGCCTGGGGCTCCTGGACCGGCTGGTGGCCGGCCCGGCCCCCGCGCCGGTGCTGGGGCTGGCCGCTGGGGACGTGCCCGTCGAGGAGGCCGTCGCCCGGGTGTGAGGCGTTGGCGCGCAACCCGAAGCGCCCACGGGGTCGACCGCGGCGCGAACCCGGTCCCGCCGGGGGGTCCTCGTGCGCGAGACTGGGGGCCCACCTGAGTCGCTGAGCTGGAGGAACACGCGTGTCCGCCCCCGACCTGACGCCCGCCCGCACGGGGCGCGCGCTGCTGCTGGAGAACATCCACGCCGACGCCCGGACGCTGCTGTCCGAGGCCGGGTGGGAGGTCGAGACCGCGTCCGGGGCCCTCGACGAGTCCGAGCTGCTCGAGCGCCTCCCGGGCGTGTCCCTGCTGGGCATCCGCTCGCAGACCCAGGTCACCGCGAAGGTCCTGGAGAACGCCCCCGACCTGCGCGCCGTCGGGGCCTTCTGCATCGGCACCAACCAGATCGACCTGTTCGCCGCCGCCGCCCACGGCGTCGCGGTCTTCAACGCGCCGTACAGCAACACCCGCAGCGTCGTCGAGCTCGCCCTCGCCGAGATCATCGCGCTGACCCGCCGGCTGACCGTCAAGGACCAGGCCATGCACGCCGGGGTGTGGGACAAGTCCGCCGCGGGTTCGCACGAGGTCCGCGGCCGGCGTCTGGGCATCATCGGCTACGGCAACATCGGCTCGCAGCTGTCCGTGGTCGCCGAGGCCCTCGGCATGAGCG contains:
- the miaA gene encoding tRNA (adenosine(37)-N6)-dimethylallyltransferase MiaA; this encodes MICHDDAVGQPNTADALPGTLPVIAVTGPTASGKSDVGVALAHRLADLGTPGEVVNADALQFYRGMDIGTAKIGQAERQGVPHHLLDVLDVTQTAEVAQFQGWARAAFDAITARGHVPILVGGSGLYVRAALDDLRFPGKDPRVRARWEAELDRVGPRALHERLTRTDPEAAARILPTNGRRIVRALEVGEITGQPFAAALPEPAYLRPTVQVALAVPREQLVARIDARVDRMWAAGLVEEVRHLASRGLREGLTAGRALGYAQVLDVLDGTSTEDEARELTARLTRRFARKQESWFRRDPRVHWLPAPDGTTADELARRVLPLLPVASAA
- a CDS encoding Rv0909 family putative TA system antitoxin, translated to MGTIDYLKGKLGEAAGQARGIADEALAKAGTFAAEHSGTADGAIGKAGEFVNSRTGGKFAGPVTRVSDLARKGVDLAAEQAPASTTPDGGTSMRGGRAWDGTPMTGPVRR
- the hflX gene encoding GTPase HflX gives rise to the protein MNQRHLSATEQSAELTTDERDQEFDRAIARILRGHGENAAQEVDGDDPDGHTSYDGDQLDLADRRALRRAAGLSTELSDVTEVEYRQLRLERVVLAGVWSSADSNRAEAEVSLQELSALAATAGSDVLAGVLQRRSTPDVATYLGSGKAQALADLVAAEGADTVVCDGELSASQRRGLEDIVKVKVVDRTAVILDIFAQHAKSREGKAQVELAQLEYLLPRLRGWGESMSRQAGGRVAGGAGIGSRGPGETKIELDRRRIRSRMAKLRREIKGMGTTRVEKRSLRHARAVPAVSIAGYTNAGKSSLLNRLTGAGVLVENALFATLDPTVRRAQTPEGRPYTLADTVGFVRSLPHQLVEAFRSTLEEVAESDVVLHVVDGSHADPEGQLAAVRAVLADVDAQGVPELVAINKADIADPEVLDRLLRKEKNAVAVSARTGQGVEELLARIAEMLPVPDVELEVVVPYDRGELVHRVHTTGQVLDEEHTAQGTRLLARVRPRLAAELAQFRLTRTA
- the lexA gene encoding transcriptional repressor LexA is translated as MSIAGPLATVAVPGPSQGPQDLGREKDVADVLDGTDDGGPAAERLGTVHEFPDPPLVRDGLTNRQRRVLEAIRECVEQRGYPPSMREIGQAVGLTSPSSVAHQVKTLEKLGFLRKDPRRPRTLEVVAPAQQSGWGVIAGVDGTPRDGRPAATYVPLVGRIAAGGPILAEELVEEVFPLPSQLIGAGEHFMLRVVGESMLDAAICDGDWVVVRRQPTAENGDVVAAMIDGEATVKVLQRRDGHVKLLPRNPLFDPIDGDEATILGRVTAVLRSL
- a CDS encoding methyltransferase, yielding MSQPEPEHYFSARPATADERRELTVELAGRAVDVTTARGVFSGDRLDKGTAVLLPLVEADEAGGDVLDLGCGWGPIALTLALLRPRQVVHAVDVNERALDLVRLNAARLGLTVRAALPDDVDPALRFREIWSNPPIRIGKDALHGLLLRWLPRLAPGGVAHLVVQKNLGADSLQAWLGSGVLPGTTTTRTTTSKGFRVLSVRRGA
- the dapF gene encoding diaminopimelate epimerase, giving the protein MTSEISFTKGHGTENDFVLVADPDGSWNPDAALVAAICDRRAGLGGDGLIRAVRTAAAPDAAALAGQAEWFMDYRNADGSIAEMCGNGVRVFAEFLLRGGFLPAGAGDGDWFPVATRAGLKRLRREADGSWTADMGPWSLTGGRRALADGSDALVQVHGLDGVARPALSVDLGNPHTVVALPHAAELEAADLTRAPEVQPVPPHGTNVELVVPVDVLDVDGDGDPDVGDIAMRVHERGSGETRSCGTGACAAALATRAWAGEGAPDVWRVRVPGGRLVVTVGAGSSLAEGTVWLSGPARLVATGTFRLPA
- a CDS encoding aspartate/glutamate racemase family protein, whose translation is MATVGFLHTAHAHVRTFSDLLRERDATVAERHLVDTGLLAAAREHGADAVRGAVGDRLRRLVAEGADVVVCTCSTLAPVAKAVGAEQGLRVVRVDRPMAEAAVLAGRRIAVVASLDEAAATLMPLLHECARTTGRAVEFVEVRCTDTWSAFESGDLLTYAAGVAAAVRRAVLPLDPPVDVVVLAQASMAEVAPLLRDLSVPVLTSPRLAVEAAVELVEPVGVRGSAGRR
- a CDS encoding ATP-dependent DNA helicase — encoded protein: MSTSTESPAPAEEVEHDVEGPEAADLLDSVVDALGGQRREGQARMAQAVTDAIRTRRHLLVQAGTGTGKSMAYLVPAVAHAVHTGHRVVVTTATLALQAQVVERDLPRLAAAIAPALHREPTWELLKGRANYLCRNKLDGGFPGDDGALFDLPAPAGGAAEDTGRLGREVVRLREWAATTDTGDRDDLDPGVSDRAWRQVSVSARECLGSQRCPVAAECFSERVRARAREVDVVVTNHAMTAIDAMESSGLLLPEHDVLVVDEAHELADRVTAVATAELSAAVLHTASRRLRRSAGIVSDALDDAAVALEAALDEAPPGRLDRWPDALADAVVAVRDASRQALTDLKDAGESAGKEEDPESRGARHLARAAVQEVFAVAERLAEDVGRGARDGFDVAWVTAGSGPAARPPSLHIAPLSVAGLLREKLFSERTVVATSATLTLGGSFDPVAGAFGLRGEKGAGTPWTGVDVGSPFDYPRQGILYVARHLPPPGRGASSEATMDELAALVEAAGGRTLGLFSSRRAAEEAAEAMRRRLGTTVLCQGDDRLPRLVRAFTDDPSTSLFGTMSLWQGVDVPGDSCSLVVIDRIPFPRPDDPLMSARSRAVDAAGGNGFLTVSVAHAAVRLAQGAGRLIRATGDRGVVAVLDPRLATARYGGFLRGSLPDFWPTTSTETVLAALRRLSG